The Lycium barbarum isolate Lr01 chromosome 10, ASM1917538v2, whole genome shotgun sequence genome includes a region encoding these proteins:
- the LOC132613972 gene encoding pentatricopeptide repeat-containing protein At5g04810, chloroplastic-like, which translates to MMMDTVLSLSSTTPNFTISNNKSLQTPPQKTPKFTKKPLTHLLNSTTPPPSLNSKLWLSSKLSPPPPPLLSNNGTHVENLDILDDEEMQKRIENGEKGKIFIGNLQEKVEYKEKGKIFVGNLPVWIKEKEVVEFFRQVGPIKNVILIKNMGFGFVIFEGPIADKSANKALEFDGIEFHGRVLNVKLDDGRRLKEKTDEEKYKYTWHEAREGSGREFKKVLEAQPEDWQAVVRAFERIKKPSRKEFGLMVNYYARRGDMHRARETFEKMRARGIEPTSHVYTNLIHAYAVGRDVEKALSCVRKMKDDGIELSLVTYSILIGGFAKVGDIEAAEQWFKEAKERDLTLNAIIYGNIIYANCQTFNMDRAEELVREMEEEGIDAPIDIYHTMMDGYTMIGNEEKCLVVFDRLQECRFTPSVVSYGCLMNLYIKIGKVSKAIEISEMMKLAGIKHNMKTYSMLMNGFINLKDWASAFAIFEDVIRDGLKPDVVLYNNIIRAFCGMGNVNRALRIVEEMKKERHRPNSRTFMPIIHAFAKAGEVRRALDVFDMMKRSGCIPSVHTFNALVLGLVEKRQMEEAVQILDDMLLAGISANEYTYTTIMHGYASVGDIGKACEYFSKVKNEGLELDIYTYEALLKACCKSGRMQSALAVIKEMSAKSIPRNTFVYNILIDGWARRGDVWEASDLMQQMRQEGVLPDIHTYTSFINACCKAGDMQRAMQTIEEMETVGIKPNIKTYTTLIHGWARASLPEKGLKCFEQMKQSGLKPDKAVYHCLMTSLLSRASVSEDHIIMGIQNVCEEMVESGLTVDMETAIHWSKCLRKIERTGGDITESLQKTFPPDWSSHRTLNAASIDNCDDEHSSYYEIERC; encoded by the exons ATGATGATGGATACTGTCTTATCCCTCTCTTCCACCACACCCAACTTCACCATTAGTAACAACAAATCCCTTCAAACCCCTCCTCAAAAAACTCCTAAATTTACCAAGAAACCCCTCACACATCTACTTAATTCCACCACACCACCACCTAGCCTCAATAGCAAGCTATGGTTATCCAGCAAACTATCCCCACCCCCACCACCGCTATTATCAAACAATGGGACACATGTGGAAAATTTAGACATTTTAGATGATGAGGAAATGCAAAAAAGAATTGAAAATGGTGAAAAAGGTAAAATCTTTATAGGGAATTTGCAGGAAAAAGTTGAATATAAGGAAAAAGGTAAAATCTTTGTAGGGAATTTGCCAGTATGGATTAAAGAAAAGGAGGTTGTTGAGTTCTTTAGACAAGTTGGGCCTATAAAGAATGTGATTTTAATAAAGAATATGGGGTTTGGGTTTGTGATATTTGAAGGTCCAATTGCTGACAAGTCAGCTAACAAGGCATTGGAGTTTGATGGTATTGAATTTCATGGAAGAGTTTTGAATGTGAAGTTGGATGATGGGAGGAGATTGAAAGAAAAAACAGATGAGGAGAAGTATAAGTACACGTGGCACGAGGCGAGGGAGGGGTCCGGGAGGGAGTTCAAGAAGGTTCTAGAAGCACAGCCGGAGGATTGGCAGGCCGTTGTTCGGGCATTTGAACGAATCAAGAAG CCATCCAGGAAAGAATTTGGCTTAATGGTGAACTACTATGCAAGGAGGGGTGACATGCATCGTGCACGTGAAACCTTTGAGAAGATGCGTGCTCGAGGAATAGAGCCAACCTCTCATGTATATACCAA CCTGATTCATGCTTATGCAGTGGGTAGAGACGTGGAAAAAGCACTATCTTGTGTGAGGAAGATGAAAGATGATGGAATTGAATTGAGTCTTGTGACTTACAGCATTCTTATTGGAGGATTTGCCAAAGTGGGCGATATAGA AGCTGCCGAGCAATGGTTTAAGGAGGCCAAAGAGAGGGATCTGACATTAAATGCAATCATATATGGGAACATCATCTATGCTAACTG CCAAACATTCAACATGGATCGAGCCGAAGAATTGGTCAGGGAGATGGAAGAGGAGGGTATTGATGCTCCAATTGATATCTATCATACCATGATGGATGGTTATACTATGATAGGAAATGAGGAAAAATGTCTCGTCGTATTTGATAGACTTCAG GAGTGTAGATTTACACCTTCAGTTGTCAGCTACGGATGTTTGATGAACCTCTATATCAAG ATTGGTAAGGTATCCAAAGCTATTGAGATCAGTGAAATGATGAAATTGGCTGGCATAAAGCATAACATGAAGACATATTCCATGTTGATGAATGGATTCATAAATTTGAAAGATTGGGCTAGTGCTTTTGCAATTTTTGAGGATGTAATAAGAGATGGTTTGAAGCCCGATGTGGTGCTTTATAATAACATTATCAGAGCATTTTGTGGCATGGGTAACGTGAATCGCGCCCTACGCATTGTTGAGGAAATGAAAAAGGAGAGGCATAGGCCAAACTCAAGGACATTTATGCCAATCATTCATGCTTTTGCAAAAGCTGGAGAAGTAAGAAGAGCACTTGACGTTTTTGATATGATGAAGAGGAGTGGATGCATCCCAAGTGTTCACACTTTCAATGCTTTAGTTCTTGGCCTTGTTGAGAAGCGTCAG ATGGAGGAGGCTGTACAAATTTTAGACGACATGTTGCTTGCAGGCATTAGTGCAAATGAGTACACATATACAACCATTATGCATGGTTATGCATCTGTTGGTGATATTGGAAAAGCTTGTGAatatttttcaaaagttaaaaatGAGGGTTTGGAGCTTGACATATATACATATGAGGCATTACTCAAGGCATGCTGTAAATCAGGCAGGATGCAAAGTGCTTTGGCGGTGATAAAAGAAATGAGTGCCAAAAGCATCCCCAGGAATACCTTTGTTTATAACATATTAATTGACGG ATGGGCTCGACGAGGTGATGTCTGGGAGGCTTCTGACCTGATGCAACAGATGAGACAAGAAGGAGTTCTACCTGACATCCATACATATACGTCGTTCATAAATGCTTGTTGTAAAGCTGGAGACATGCAA AGAGCAATGCAAACAATCGAAGAGATGGAAACTGTTGGGATCAAACCTAATATAAAAACATATACCACTCTTATACATGGTTGGGCACGGGCTTCTCTTCCAGAGAAGGGTTTGAAATGCTTTGAACAGATGAAGCAATCTGGTCTGAAACCAGACAAAGCTGTATATCACTGTTTAATGACATCATTGTTGTCAAGGGCATCAGTTTCCGAAGATCACATTATAATGGGAATCCAAAACGTTTGTGAAGAAATGGTGGAGTCTGGATTAACTGTTGATATGGAAACTGCAATTCATTGGTCCAAGTGTTTGAGAAAAATTGAGAGAACCGGTGGTGATATAACCGAATCCCTTCAAAAGACCTTCCCGCCTGATTGGAGTTCTCACCGAACTCTTAATGCAGCTTCGATTGACAATTGTGACGATGAACATAGTTCTTACTACGAGATCGAGAGATGCTAA
- the LOC132615045 gene encoding glycosyltransferase BC10-like: MFNTPFVISFALLLSFPLLFLFAPQIFPPKHVEISIPDELDDLALFRRATLASIDGGGGAISRLGTTNPRMKIAFLFLTNTDLHFAPLWDRFFANHDGLFNIYIHADPSSKISPNGGRVFKGRFIAAKRTQRASPTLISAARRLMATALLDDPLNSYFALVSQHCIPLHSFKFIYNSLFGSQFPEYRSFIQILSNESYMWDRYTARGESAMLPEVPFDRFRFGSQFFVLTRRHALVVIRDRRLWRKFRMPCLNEDSCYPEEHYFPTLLSMEDPEGCTQYTLTRVNWTESVDGHPRTYFPAEISPELIYKLRESNSTYSHMFARKFSPDCLKPLMDIADKVIFRD; encoded by the coding sequence ATGTTTAACACGCCCTTTGTTATATCCTTTGCACTGTTGTTATCATTCCCTCTCCTTTTCCTCTTCGCGCCACAAATCTTTCCTCCCAAACACGTCGAGATCTCAATCCCTGACGAACTTGATGATCTTGCTTTGTTCCGTCGCGCAACCTTAGCTTCCATCGACGGGGGCGGTGGTGCCATCTCACGACTTGGCACCACCAATCCCCGTATGAAGATCGCGTTCCTCTTCCTCACCAACACTGATCTTCATTTCGCGCCGCTCTGGGACCGGTTCTTTGCCAACCATGATGGCCTTTTCAACATTTACATCCATGCAGATCCCTCATCCAAGATTTCGCCAAATGGCGGACGGGTTTTCAAGGGCCGCTTCATAGCGGCCAAGAGAACCCAACGTGCGTCCCCTACCCTAATATCCGCGGCTCGACGCCTTATGGCGACCGCCCTCTTAGATGACCCgttaaattcctattttgcccttgtgtCGCAACATTGCATCCCTTTGCATTCGTTCAAATTCATTTACAATTCTCTCTTTGGATCTCAATTTCCTGAATATCGAAGCTTCATCCAAATATTATCAAACGAGTCGTACATGTGGGACCGTTACACTGCACGTGGCGAGAGTGCAATGCTACCCGAGGTACCGTTCGATCGGTTCCGGTTCGGGTCACAATTCTTTGTCCTTACACGTAGACATGCATTGGTAGTTATTAGGGATAGGAGATTATGGAGGAAATTTAGAATGCCTTGTTTGAACGAGGATTCATGTTATCCTGAGGAACATTATTTTCCTACACTTTTGTCAATGGAAGATCCTGAAGGGTGCACACAATATACTCTAACACGTGTCAATTGGACAGAGAGTGTCGATGGACATCCTCGTACTTATTTTCCTGCAGAGATTTCACCAGAGCTTATTTATAAGCTCAGGGAATCAAATTCAACGTATTCTCATATGTTTGCAAGAAAATTCTCACCGGATTGTCTAAAGCCATTGATGGATATTGCAGACAAGGTCATTTTCCGGGATTAA
- the LOC132613879 gene encoding exocyst complex component EXO70A1-like, producing MGIPRNGVGVDMLSERAKIMRDSLQKSQSITDNVVNILGSFDHRLSALETAMRPTQIRTHAIRIAHGNIDKTLKAAEVILSQFDISRQAEVKILKGPHEDIESYLQAIEQLRNNIRFFSNNKSFKSSDGVLNHANSLLSKAISKLEEEFKQLLLSYSKPVEPDRLFECLPNSMRPSSSPGHQEPNGKSRHSNAEQNGAENAVYTPPTLIPPRILPLLHDLAQQMVQAGHQQQFVKIYRETRSPVLEESLHNLGVEKLSKDDVQKMQWEVLEAKIGNWIHFMRIAVKLLFAGERKVCDQILEGFDSLNDQCFAEVTTASVAMLLSFGDAIAKSKRSPEKLFVLLDMYEIMRELRSEIESLFRGKACNEIRESAFGLTKQLAQTAQETFSDFEEAVEKDATKTAVSDGTVHPLTSYVINYVKFLFDYQSTLKQLFQEFENGGDSQLAAVTMRIMEALQTNLDGKSKQYKDTALTHLFLMNNIHYMVRSVRRSEAKDLLGDDWVQRHRRVVQQHANQYKRIAWAKILQSLSIQGLTSSGGSNSGSADGQNSSGVSRSTVRDRLKIFNGQFEELHQRQTQWTVPDTELRESLKLAVAEILLPAYRSFLKRFGPLVENGKNAQKYIRYSAEDLERMLGEFFEGKTLIEPKR from the exons ATGGGTATACCAAGAAATGGTGTTGGAGTAGATATGTTAAGTGAAAGAGCAAAAATAATGAGAGATTCATTGCAAAAAAGTCAGTCAATTACAGACAATGTTGTTAATATTTTAGGTTCATTTGATCATCGTTTATCTGCTCTGGAAACTGCTATGCGTCCCACACAG ATAAGGACTCATGCTATTAGGATAGCTCATGGAAACATTGATAAGACTTTAAAGGCTGCTGAGGTTATACTGTCCCAATTTGATATTTCTCGTCAG GCGGAAGTTAAAATACTTAAAGGGCCACATGAGGACATAGAAAGTTATCTTCAAGCAATTGAACAACTGAGAAACAATATTCGCTTCTTCAGCAACAACAAAAGCTTCAAGAGTAGCGATGGAGTGCTCAATCATGCTAATAGTTTGCTGTCCAAGGCTATTTCAAAGCTCGAAGAGGAGTTTAAGCAGCTCTTGTTATCTTATAG TAAACCCGTTGAACCTGATCGGCTGTTCGAGTGTCTCCCAAATTCAATGCGACCTTCGTCATCACCTGGACACCAGGAACCTAATGGTAAGAGTCGTCACAGTAATGCTGAACAAAATGGTGCCGAAAATGCTGTCTACACACCCCCAACTCTTATACCTCCAAGAATCCTGCCTTTACTGCATGATTTAGCGCAACAGATGGTTCAAGCTGGTCATCAACAGCAATTTGTAAAAATATACAG GGAAACACGTTCTCCCGTACTGGAAGAAAGTCTTCACAATTTGGGAGTAGAAAAACTTAGCAAAGATGATGTTCAGAAGATGCAATGGGAAGTTTTGGAAGCTAAAATTGGAAATTGGATTCATTTTATGCGAATTGCT GTCAAACTGTTATTTGCTGGGGAACGTAAGGTGTGTGATCAAATTCTTGAAGGATTTGATTCACTCAATGACCAATGTTTTGCTGAAGTTACAACTGCGAGTGTTGCGATGTTGCTTAGTTTTGGTGATGCAATTGCAAAAAGCAAAAGATCACCTGAGAAGTTATTTGTGCTTCTGGATATGTATGAAATAATGCGGGAACTTCGTTCAGAG attgaatcacttttcagAGGTAAAGCTTGCAATGAAATTCGGGAATCTGCCTTTGGTTTGACAAAGCAACTTGCCCAGACAGCCCAAGAAACCTTTAGTGATTTTGAAGAAGCAGTTGAGAAAGACGCAACTAAAACTGCTGTCTCAGATGGAACTGTCCATCCCTTAACCAGCTATGTGATTAATTATGTGAAGTTCCTGTTTGA TTATCAATCAACGTTGAAACAACTGTTCCAAGAATTTGAAAATGGAGGAGATTCTCAGCTAGCTGCTGTTACAATGCGTATAATGGAGGCTCTTCAAACCAATTTGGATGGGAAATCTAAGCAGTACAAGGATACTGCTCTGACTCACTTGTTTCTTATGAACAATATTCACTATATGGTCAGATCTGTGCGCAG GTCCGAAGCCAAAGATTTATTAGGGGATGACTGGGTACAAAGACACCGGAGAGTTGTACAGCAACATGCAAATCAATATAAAAGAATTGCTTGGGCGAAG ATCCTTCAATCCCTATCGATTCAAGGGCTAACATCATCTGGAGGCAGTAACTCTGGCAGTGCAGATGGACAAAATAGTAGTGGAGTTTCAAGATCGACTGTAAGAGACAG GTTGAAGATATTCAATGGGCAGTTTGAAGAGCTTCATCAAAGGCAAACTCAATGGACTGTTCCAGATACTGAGTTGCGAGAGTCATTGAAGCTTGCAGTCGCCGAAATTTTGCTACCTGCATACAGATCTTTCCTTAAACGCTTTGG GCCCTTGGTCGAGAATGGTAAAAACGCCCAAAAGTACATCAGATATTCAGCTGAAGATCTTGAACGTATGCTCGGTGAATTCTTCGAGGGTAAGACGTTGATTGAGCCCAAACGTTGA